In Thermomonas carbonis, a single genomic region encodes these proteins:
- a CDS encoding tetratricopeptide repeat protein: MLEARAGTAFALVLAALFLPAMAYAKDNAIPRAVDGYANGQIFNGKQNMPTVLYGVAQDWNKACVGGDAKACMRLGSAFDAGLGDLDASVRIAVGFYLKACTLGDGPSCASATTIVREGWAEYTDKALALATATRGCEQLGNQAACASLGLLHFRGLAAASSPATARDLWQKSCASGEDDGCRLQAGALFYESADAKTRAGAIPLFEAACSRKQAWGCSGLADAYLSGRGVALDRAKAEEFARKGCLESDGEKIHVCAVHGAALVRSGDAASVNRGEQLLYHGCLDGQAFACEQMASVGFRKLRGATTTLLEAVGMARRGCDLGASGACNLLVDAYIDGIEVRKNYNFVVALTRRACALGDKTACETVPLLDPDPVEYARETRIDPAWPVARQLAAALKQVDGGDRKYGAMRVARLMEEGDEEASWLLGNWFFYGLPGVFDVNKGDGIILIENAARVGHVAAAEFMGMAYWEGNGVAVDQKKARSYMAIASDRGSSSAAAILRSMKQEKTRIANAKAYEEGLRRWEAYFAQQKRMAASGAGSSAINGSGSSSSASMAAASWSRYQRAADNAAFNSRVNNIVHGTACVGSYCR, encoded by the coding sequence ATGCTTGAAGCAAGGGCCGGCACGGCGTTCGCGCTCGTTCTTGCTGCGCTATTCCTGCCGGCGATGGCGTACGCGAAGGACAACGCCATTCCGCGTGCCGTCGATGGCTATGCGAATGGCCAGATATTCAATGGCAAGCAGAACATGCCAACGGTGCTCTACGGCGTTGCGCAGGACTGGAACAAAGCGTGCGTTGGGGGTGATGCGAAGGCCTGCATGCGGCTGGGCTCGGCATTCGACGCGGGCCTCGGCGACCTGGATGCGAGCGTGCGAATCGCAGTGGGTTTCTATCTGAAAGCGTGCACGCTCGGCGACGGTCCATCGTGCGCGAGCGCTACGACAATCGTGCGCGAGGGTTGGGCTGAATACACCGACAAGGCCTTGGCGCTCGCGACCGCCACGCGCGGATGCGAACAGCTCGGCAATCAGGCGGCATGCGCATCGCTGGGACTGCTGCATTTCCGCGGTCTTGCTGCTGCAAGCAGTCCTGCGACCGCACGAGACCTGTGGCAAAAGAGCTGCGCGTCAGGGGAGGATGACGGGTGCCGCCTGCAAGCCGGCGCCTTGTTCTACGAATCGGCCGATGCCAAGACCCGGGCTGGAGCCATCCCGTTGTTCGAGGCTGCATGTTCGCGCAAACAGGCCTGGGGCTGCAGCGGCCTGGCAGACGCTTACCTGAGTGGAAGAGGCGTCGCGCTGGATCGGGCAAAGGCCGAGGAATTCGCCCGCAAAGGCTGCCTGGAAAGCGACGGCGAGAAGATTCACGTTTGCGCCGTGCATGGCGCGGCGCTGGTCAGGTCGGGCGACGCTGCCTCCGTGAATCGCGGCGAGCAACTGCTCTATCACGGTTGCCTTGATGGACAGGCGTTTGCGTGCGAGCAGATGGCCAGTGTCGGGTTTCGCAAGCTGCGGGGTGCGACGACCACTCTGCTGGAGGCGGTCGGCATGGCGCGTCGGGGCTGCGACCTCGGTGCATCCGGTGCCTGCAACCTGCTTGTCGATGCCTACATCGACGGCATCGAGGTCAGGAAAAACTACAACTTCGTGGTTGCCCTCACCAGGCGCGCATGTGCACTTGGCGACAAGACTGCCTGTGAAACCGTCCCATTGCTTGATCCGGATCCCGTCGAATATGCGCGAGAGACCCGCATCGATCCGGCTTGGCCTGTCGCACGCCAACTCGCCGCCGCGCTGAAGCAGGTCGATGGCGGCGACAGGAAGTACGGCGCGATGCGTGTTGCGCGCCTGATGGAAGAGGGCGACGAAGAAGCAAGCTGGTTGCTCGGCAACTGGTTTTTCTACGGACTGCCGGGCGTGTTCGACGTCAACAAGGGCGACGGCATCATCCTCATCGAAAACGCCGCGCGCGTCGGTCATGTTGCCGCTGCGGAGTTCATGGGCATGGCGTACTGGGAAGGCAATGGCGTTGCCGTTGACCAGAAGAAAGCCAGGAGCTACATGGCGATTGCGTCGGACAGGGGCAGCAGTTCCGCCGCCGCGATCCTGCGATCCATGAAGCAGGAAAAGACCCGCATCGCCAATGCGAAGGCCTACGAAGAGGGCCTGCGTCGTTGGGAAGCCTATTTCGCGCAGCAGAAGCGGATGGCCGCGAGTGGCGCAGGCTCGAGCGCCATCAACGGTTCGGGAAGCTCGTCCAGCGCCAGCATGGCCGCGGCAAGCTGGTCCAGGTACCAACGCGCCGCCGACAACGCCGCATTCAACAGCCGGGTCAACAACATCGTTCACGGAACGGCGTGCGTTGGCAGTTATTGCCGGTAA
- a CDS encoding alpha/beta fold hydrolase codes for MHAFAVVAALLLAVAPFHPSSASDAPATALAPASLCASPATPVAFSGYVPIGGIEQWVTIRGDRCDQPIVLVVHGGPGNPLTPFADALFGDLEAEFVVVQWDQRGAGRTFRRNPQLAEAPLTLAQMTTDGVDVATRVAAALNQPKVILLGGSWGSALAVHMAKAKPAAFHAYVGAGQLVQELDNDIDTVARLRALAEPAGDTTTLAMLDALGAPPWTNPRAFGQLRRATRVYESKTSTPAPAHWWRPSAEYATPADAAATEAGEEYSYIEFVGMTGGGMLSQIDLWKLGTDFPLPITLIQGEHDLVTTKGVARRWFDSLQAPQKSFVLLAHTGHDPNEEMMAAEGAALRRIRASLVEAGAPK; via the coding sequence ATGCACGCTTTCGCTGTTGTTGCCGCCCTGCTCCTCGCCGTCGCGCCCTTCCACCCGTCCTCCGCCAGCGACGCGCCCGCCACTGCGCTGGCGCCTGCATCGCTGTGCGCCTCGCCCGCGACGCCAGTGGCGTTTTCCGGCTACGTGCCGATCGGGGGCATCGAGCAATGGGTCACGATCCGCGGTGATCGCTGCGACCAGCCGATCGTGCTGGTCGTGCATGGCGGCCCAGGCAACCCCCTCACGCCCTTCGCCGATGCGTTGTTCGGCGACCTGGAGGCCGAGTTCGTCGTCGTGCAGTGGGACCAGCGCGGCGCCGGACGCACCTTCCGGCGCAACCCGCAGCTGGCCGAAGCACCGCTGACGCTGGCGCAGATGACGACCGATGGCGTCGACGTGGCGACGCGGGTTGCCGCTGCCCTCAACCAGCCGAAGGTGATCCTGCTCGGCGGCTCCTGGGGCTCCGCGCTGGCGGTCCACATGGCGAAGGCGAAGCCAGCGGCCTTCCATGCCTACGTCGGCGCCGGGCAACTGGTGCAGGAACTCGATAACGACATCGACACCGTCGCGCGCCTGCGTGCACTGGCCGAACCGGCCGGCGACACCACCACGCTGGCGATGCTGGACGCGCTGGGCGCGCCGCCGTGGACCAACCCGCGCGCATTCGGCCAGTTGCGCCGCGCGACCCGTGTCTACGAGTCCAAGACCAGCACGCCGGCGCCGGCGCACTGGTGGCGGCCGTCCGCCGAGTACGCAACGCCGGCCGACGCCGCGGCCACCGAAGCCGGCGAGGAGTACTCCTACATCGAGTTCGTCGGCATGACCGGCGGCGGGATGCTCTCTCAGATCGACCTGTGGAAGCTGGGAACCGATTTCCCGCTGCCGATCACGCTGATCCAGGGCGAACACGACCTGGTGACCACCAAGGGCGTCGCCCGCCGCTGGTTCGATAGCCTGCAGGCGCCGCAAAAGTCCTTCGTCCTGCTCGCCCACACCGGCCATGATCCGAACGAGGAGATGATGGCGGCGGAAGGCGCTGCGTTGCGCCGCATCCGGGCATCACTGGTCGAGGCTGGCGCGCCCAAGTAG
- a CDS encoding tetratricopeptide repeat protein: MIDTRRTAFMTALLGITIAGMPLASQPAHAGAIAVSAAMLAPQQAPEVQELKAAAQAGDAAAQVRLAKMYYLGEGLPRDLDEAYSWARKSAGQDVAQAQVLVAVMYSKGQGVDQDAGEAAYWYEKAAKQGDATAQYTLGLYCAAGNGVDQDFGSAAKWFAQAAAQGHVRGAGQLGYLFMTGQGVKPSKVVAFALLTLSAASDPAPDNKAIDNRAKLIKTMSKDEMDAGKTLSFELLEAGNFANALERAYSAL, translated from the coding sequence ATGATCGACACGCGCCGCACTGCATTCATGACCGCATTGTTGGGGATCACAATCGCGGGCATGCCGCTTGCCTCGCAGCCGGCGCACGCGGGCGCCATCGCGGTGAGCGCTGCGATGCTGGCACCGCAGCAGGCGCCTGAAGTCCAGGAGCTCAAGGCGGCTGCGCAGGCAGGAGATGCCGCCGCGCAAGTGCGCCTGGCCAAGATGTACTACCTGGGTGAAGGCCTGCCCCGGGACCTGGATGAAGCGTATTCCTGGGCACGCAAATCGGCCGGCCAGGATGTCGCGCAGGCGCAAGTTCTGGTCGCCGTCATGTATTCGAAGGGCCAGGGCGTGGACCAGGATGCCGGTGAGGCAGCCTATTGGTACGAAAAGGCCGCCAAGCAGGGCGATGCGACTGCGCAATACACGCTGGGTCTTTACTGCGCGGCTGGCAATGGCGTGGATCAGGATTTCGGCAGCGCGGCGAAATGGTTCGCCCAAGCCGCGGCGCAAGGGCACGTTCGTGGCGCGGGTCAGCTGGGTTACCTGTTCATGACGGGTCAAGGCGTCAAGCCAAGCAAGGTGGTTGCATTCGCGCTGCTGACGCTGTCGGCGGCATCGGACCCGGCACCCGACAACAAGGCGATCGACAACCGGGCGAAGCTCATCAAGACGATGAGCAAGGACGAGATGGACGCGGGCAAGACGCTTTCATTCGAACTTCTCGAAGCCGGCAATTTCGCGAATGCACTGGAGCGTGCGTACAGCGCGTTGTGA